A region of the Lactococcus garvieae genome:
GTAGATGCCGAAAAGCCGAAGAGCGTTCCATTTCTTCGGTTCTTTTTGTATATGCCTCTCAATGCTTCTATGCCCTTAATCGTAGTTGATGCAGTACGAAGACTTTGATAAAGTTTATTTCGACGTTTAACAGGTCTATGATCTTGCTCAATTAAGTTATTGAGATACTTGACTGTCCGGTGCTCAGTTTCGCTGTATAGCCCCTGCTTTTGTAACTTCCTAAAAGCACTAGCAATTGATGGTGCTTTATCTGTCACGATAACTTTCGGTTCCCCAAACTGCTTGTATAGTCGTTTAAAGAAAGCATAAGCAGACTGAGTATTTCTCTTTCGTCTTAGCCAAATATCCAGTGTCATGCCTTCTGAGTCGATTGCACGATAGAGATAATGCCACTTCCCTTTAATTTTAATATAAGTTTCGTCCATTTTCCACGAATAAAAGGACTGTCTATTTTTCTTTTTCCAGATTTGATAGATCAGCTTACCATATTCTTGAACCCAACGGTAAATTGTTGTGTGAGAAACGTTAATGCCACGATCATATAACATCTCTTGAACATCACGATAACTCAAATTATAGCGAAGATAATACCCAACAGAGATAATAATCACGTCTTTTTGGAATTGTTTGCCCTTAAAATGATTCATCTATTGTCCTCGCATTCTTTTTTATTACATTTTACAATAAATCAGGTGTTATGGGGAACTTTGCAACAGAACCATCCTTATGCAGGCGGAGGCTGTACCGATTTTGTTTGGCAGTACTTTGCCGCTAAAGGAATATATATAGCAAACATAGTAAATGGTAATGGAGGTTATTGGGGAACAAATGGTGTGAGTCAAGGAGTCTTGCGTCGAACAAATTTGGCTCCAGGAGTTATTGCTTCAGGATTTACTGACCATTTTACAGGATATGGAACGTCTACTACAGCTCGAACCTCACCATATGGTCATGTGGCAGTAGTAACTGGGGTGAACCCAGATGGAACATTTAACGTTCAAGAAGCTGGATATGGTGGGACATTTCCTTGGGGAAATGTTAGAACAAATATTAGCCCAGAAAATGTAGTATTCCTACTCCCAAATTAAAAAATACAATACTAGATACATATCTAGTATTGTATTTTTAGATAACTGCCAATTAATTTAATAATATCCTTAATTCCAGATGTGGCGTTGAAAAGTTGTACGGATTTTCGTAAGTTTCCAGAATTAATATAGAATTTTGCTTAAGTTTTTTAAGTCTAATTAATTCATCCGTTATCTTATCAGGTTCAATATGTTGTGCTTGAACACAGACATGATCAATATGCAAAATTTTTATGTTTTTTAACTTTGATGAGTGGCCCCGAACTTTTAAGGCAAGAAATTTATCGTAGTTACCATACTGGAGTGAATAATAACACCCAATTCGGTTAAAAAATTCTATTTCTAAATCCTTCAACATAGAGATAGTTTTATTAATTGTATCATAGTACTTATTTGAAAAAAATACATCATCGAAAGGTATCAAGATAAAATCCTCATGAGTTTGCTCTAAATCAACATTAATTGATGAGTCTAGTTTTTGAGATAAGCTTATTTCATTTTGTATATATTCTAAAAATTGCTTATCCTCTTTTAATTGCTTTTCTTTTAATTCTAATATGTTACTAGCTTTTCTAATGATTTCGATCAAATTGATCTCAGTTTCGGACTTAATAAAGTCGTTAAAAGTCCCTAGAGGAATTCCATAATCAGCACATAATTTTATAATTTTCACATATGGAATATGTGCATGAGAGTAATAGCGGTAACCATTATTAGCATCAATTAATGCTGGATGTAAAATGCCGATAGACTCATAATATCTTAAAGCCTTGATATGTATACCAGAATAGCTGCTAAGTTTTCCTATAGTCAAATAATTTTTATTTTCCATTCTTTCTCCTTGACCTTACCGTAAAGGTATAGTTTATAATATCAGTATAACATATAAAAATATTTATATCATTTAGAAGAGGTATCTAATATGAAAAGCTTAATTACAGCTTTAAAAGAAAAGAGAGCATTACGCTTATATTTTATCGGAATAATAATTTTTATCATCGGATTATTACTCCCAATATCAAGTACAGTCAGAGTTTTAATTAGCATAATAGCAACTATTTTATCGGGATATCATGTAATGCTTGAAGGGATAGATGATACCATAAAAGAGACAGTCAAAAAGAAAAGATTTACTCCTAATACGCATATTTTAATGACACTTGCCGCAATAGGTGCAATTTTCTTAGGAGAAGCCGTTGAAGCTGCTCTACTAATCTTTATATTCGCAGGGGCACACTTTCTTGAAGAATATGTTGAGGGAAAAAGTAAACGGGAAATTACTAAACTAATAGAACTAAATCCTACGGAAGCTCGTTTAATTAATAATGAGGGAAATATAGAAGTAGTTTCGATTGATAAATTAAAAATAGGTGATAGACTTCAAGTTTTGAATGGAGCGCAAGTTCCAACTGATGGTATCATACTTAATGGTTCAACAAGCATTGATGAGTCAACCATAAATGGTGAAAGTATTCCTCGAGAAAAAAATGTTGGTGATATTGTTTTTGGTTCAACCATTAATGGTACAGGTACATTCACTATGAGAGTATCCAAGGATAGCAAGGATACAGTATTTTCTAAAATATTAACTATGGTTGAAGAGTCACAAAATAACCTTTCACCAACTGCCGATTTCATAAAACGTTTTGAACCACACTATGTCAACGGAGTATTAGTAATATTTTTAGCTTTAATTATATTTTCTCCAATGTTTTTAGGCTGGACATTAACGGAAACAATTTCAAGAAGTTTAGTCTTTCTAGTCTCTGCTTCACCATGTGCATTAGCTGTTGCTGCAATTCCTGCAACATTAGCTGGAATATCATCTTTAGCAAAACAAGGAATACTATTTAAAGGTGGTAATTTTCTTTCAAATTTAATTAATTTAAAAGCTGTCGCTTTTGATAAAACAGGAACATTGACAGAAGGAAAACCAAAAGTAGTAGATTTCTATTTTAATCCCGAACTTGATGGTGAATCCTTTAGAAATACATTAGTAGCAATGGAAAAGCAAAGTAATCACCCATTAGCAAATGCTATAGTTAATAAATTTGAAATTCAAAAAGTTGACTACGATATCAAAGTAGAAAATGAACTTGGGACAGGGTTGAGCGCAACCTACCAAGGAGAAAGCTATCGAATTGCTAAACCAAGTGCTTTTAAAATCGTAAGTCAAGAATGGATTGAAAAACAGGAAAACTTTGAAAATGAAGGAAAAACGGTGGTATTTATTGCTGTTAACGATAAAGTCGAAGGCTTAATAGCAATTCAAGATACTCCTCAAAAGACTGCAATTTCGGCAATTCAATATTTAAATAAGAATCAAATAAAGACTATTATGATAACTGGTGATGCAGTATTAACGGGAAAGGCAATTGGGAAACAGTTAGGCGTAAGAGATGTGCAGGCAAATGTAATGCCTGATGAAAAGGCAAAAATAATAAATGAAAATAAAGAAAAATATGGTCCAACCGCGATGATCGGAGATGGTGTGAATGATGCACCAGCACTTGCTGTAGCAGATGTAGGTATTGCGATGGGAGATGGCACGGATGTAGCTATAGAAACTGCAGATGTAGTATTAATGAATAATGACCTTGGTAATTTTGTGAGTGCACATAAAACTTCTAAAAGATTAAAAAATATTGTAACTCAAAATATAATATTTGCTTTATTAGTTGTTCTATTTTTAGTGTATATTAGTCTATGGAAAAATACCTCGGTGGTACTAAGCATAACATTGCATGAGGGAAGTACGCTGGTTGTTCTGCTAAATTCATTGAGATTATTATTGCCAAATAAAAAAGATATAGAAGGAGAGCTATAAATGTTTAAAAATATATTTCAAAACTTAACTGAACAAGCACAAGAAATTTTGGGGAATATAACCGAAAATATTCCTGAACAAATTCAAAATGTTGCAGGAGGTATAACCGAAAACATTCCCGAACAAATTCAAAATGTTGCAGGAGGTATAACCGAAAACATTCCCGAACAGATTCAAAATGTTGCAGGAGGTA
Encoded here:
- a CDS encoding IS6-like element ISTeha2 family transposase, whose translation is MNHFKGKQFQKDVIIISVGYYLRYNLSYRDVQEMLYDRGINVSHTTIYRWVQEYGKLIYQIWKKKNRQSFYSWKMDETYIKIKGKWHYLYRAIDSEGMTLDIWLRRKRNTQSAYAFFKRLYKQFGEPKVIVTDKAPSIASAFRKLQKQGLYSETEHRTVKYLNNLIEQDHRPVKRRNKLYQSLRTASTTIKGIEALRGIYKKNRRNGTLFGFSASTEIKVLMGIPA
- a CDS encoding heavy metal translocating P-type ATPase, which produces MKSLITALKEKRALRLYFIGIIIFIIGLLLPISSTVRVLISIIATILSGYHVMLEGIDDTIKETVKKKRFTPNTHILMTLAAIGAIFLGEAVEAALLIFIFAGAHFLEEYVEGKSKREITKLIELNPTEARLINNEGNIEVVSIDKLKIGDRLQVLNGAQVPTDGIILNGSTSIDESTINGESIPREKNVGDIVFGSTINGTGTFTMRVSKDSKDTVFSKILTMVEESQNNLSPTADFIKRFEPHYVNGVLVIFLALIIFSPMFLGWTLTETISRSLVFLVSASPCALAVAAIPATLAGISSLAKQGILFKGGNFLSNLINLKAVAFDKTGTLTEGKPKVVDFYFNPELDGESFRNTLVAMEKQSNHPLANAIVNKFEIQKVDYDIKVENELGTGLSATYQGESYRIAKPSAFKIVSQEWIEKQENFENEGKTVVFIAVNDKVEGLIAIQDTPQKTAISAIQYLNKNQIKTIMITGDAVLTGKAIGKQLGVRDVQANVMPDEKAKIINENKEKYGPTAMIGDGVNDAPALAVADVGIAMGDGTDVAIETADVVLMNNDLGNFVSAHKTSKRLKNIVTQNIIFALLVVLFLVYISLWKNTSVVLSITLHEGSTLVVLLNSLRLLLPNKKDIEGEL
- a CDS encoding MerR family DNA-binding transcriptional regulator, with the protein product MENKNYLTIGKLSSYSGIHIKALRYYESIGILHPALIDANNGYRYYSHAHIPYVKIIKLCADYGIPLGTFNDFIKSETEINLIEIIRKASNILELKEKQLKEDKQFLEYIQNEISLSQKLDSSINVDLEQTHEDFILIPFDDVFFSNKYYDTINKTISMLKDLEIEFFNRIGCYYSLQYGNYDKFLALKVRGHSSKLKNIKILHIDHVCVQAQHIEPDKITDELIRLKKLKQNSILILETYENPYNFSTPHLELRILLN